One window from the genome of Streptomyces sp. WZ-12 encodes:
- a CDS encoding PH-like domain-containing protein produces the protein MTPQLIPLAAAQHSAPVTDWSGRIAWVVGLLVFVAFVYWLMRQGWKWRGTLQGDLPELPAAPADAGEAHLTLSGRYHGSTTAGQWLDRIVAHGLGTRSRAELTLTDRGLIVERPGATDFFVPAAALRGARLDKGIAGKVLPEGGLLVVTWEHGDRQIDSGFRSDRAEEHPAWVAALNRLSSEHTTEHTETEGAR, from the coding sequence GTGACTCCTCAACTCATCCCCCTGGCCGCGGCGCAGCACTCCGCCCCGGTCACCGACTGGTCCGGGCGCATCGCCTGGGTGGTCGGCCTCCTGGTCTTCGTCGCCTTCGTCTACTGGCTGATGCGCCAGGGCTGGAAGTGGCGCGGCACCCTCCAGGGCGACCTGCCGGAGCTGCCGGCCGCCCCCGCGGACGCGGGCGAGGCCCACCTCACCCTCAGCGGCCGCTACCACGGCTCGACCACCGCCGGGCAGTGGCTCGACCGGATCGTCGCCCACGGCCTGGGCACCCGCAGCCGCGCGGAACTGACCCTGACCGACCGGGGCCTGATCGTCGAACGGCCCGGCGCCACGGACTTCTTCGTCCCGGCCGCCGCGCTGCGCGGCGCCCGCCTCGACAAGGGCATCGCCGGCAAGGTCCTCCCGGAGGGCGGCCTGCTGGTCGTCACCTGGGAGCACGGCGACAGGCAGATCGACTCCGGGTTCCGCTCCGACCGGGCCGAGGAGCACCCGGCCTGGGTCGCGGCCCTGAACCGGCTCAGCAGCGAGCACACCACCGAGCACACCGAAACGGAAGGCGCACGATGA
- the carA gene encoding glutamine-hydrolyzing carbamoyl-phosphate synthase small subunit encodes MTTSTKGTAKIPAVLVLEDGRTFRGRAYGAVGETFGEAVFSTGMTGYQETLTDPSYHRQVVVMTAPHVGNTGVNDEDSESQRIWVSGYVVRDPARIPSNWRSRRSLDEELRRQGVVGISGIDTRALTRHLRERGAMRVGIFSGNALPDEGTMLAEVRQQPEMQGADLSAQVATKEAYVVPAIGAKKFTVAAIDLGIKGMTPHRMAERGIEVHVLPATATAEDVYAVNPDGVFFSNGPGDPATADHAVSVMREVLSRKTPLFGICFGNQILGRALGFGTYKLKYGHRGINQPVQDRTTGKVEVTAHNHGFAVDAPLDKVSDTPFGRAEVTHVCLNDNVVEGLQLLDQPAFSVQYHPEAAAGPHDAAYLFDRFTSLMNTVLMEGQRA; translated from the coding sequence ATGACGACCTCCACCAAGGGGACCGCCAAGATCCCCGCCGTACTCGTCCTGGAGGACGGTCGCACCTTCCGCGGCCGCGCCTACGGGGCCGTGGGGGAGACCTTCGGCGAGGCGGTGTTCTCCACCGGCATGACCGGCTACCAGGAGACGCTGACCGACCCCTCCTACCACCGCCAGGTGGTCGTCATGACCGCCCCGCACGTCGGCAACACCGGCGTGAACGACGAGGACTCCGAGTCCCAGCGGATCTGGGTCTCCGGCTACGTCGTCCGCGACCCCGCCCGGATCCCGTCCAACTGGCGCTCCCGCCGCTCCCTCGACGAGGAGCTGCGCCGCCAGGGCGTCGTCGGCATCAGCGGCATCGACACCCGGGCGCTCACCCGCCACCTGCGCGAGCGCGGGGCGATGCGGGTCGGGATCTTCTCCGGCAACGCGCTGCCCGACGAGGGCACCATGCTCGCCGAGGTCCGTCAGCAGCCCGAGATGCAGGGCGCCGACCTCTCCGCGCAGGTCGCCACCAAGGAGGCGTACGTCGTCCCGGCCATCGGTGCCAAGAAGTTCACCGTCGCCGCGATCGACCTCGGCATCAAGGGCATGACCCCGCACCGGATGGCCGAGCGCGGCATCGAGGTGCACGTCCTGCCGGCCACCGCCACCGCCGAGGACGTCTACGCGGTCAACCCCGACGGCGTGTTCTTCTCCAACGGGCCCGGCGACCCGGCCACCGCCGACCACGCGGTCTCGGTGATGCGCGAGGTGCTCTCCCGGAAGACCCCGCTGTTCGGCATCTGCTTCGGCAACCAGATCCTGGGCCGGGCGCTGGGCTTCGGCACGTACAAGCTCAAGTACGGGCACCGCGGCATCAACCAGCCGGTGCAGGACCGCACGACCGGCAAGGTCGAGGTCACCGCGCACAACCACGGGTTCGCCGTGGACGCGCCGCTCGACAAGGTCTCCGACACCCCCTTCGGCCGCGCCGAGGTCACCCACGTCTGCCTCAACGACAACGTGGTGGAGGGGCTCCAACTCCTGGACCAGCCGGCCTTCAGCGTGCAGTACCACCCCGAGGCGGCCGCCGGCCCGCACGACGCCGCGTACCTCTTCGACCGCTTCACGTCTTTGATGAACACCGTCCTGATGGAGGGCCAGCGTGCCTAA
- the carB gene encoding carbamoyl-phosphate synthase large subunit gives MPKRTDIQSVLVIGSGPIVIGQAAEFDYSGTQACRVLKSEGLRVILVNSNPATIMTDPEIADATYVEPITPEFVEKIIAKERPDTLLPTLGGQTALNTAISLHEAGTLDKYGVELIGANVEAINKGEDRDLFKEVVEAVNAKIGHGESARSVICHSMDDVLKGVEELGGYPVVVRPSFTMGGAGSGFAHDEEELRRIAGQGLTLSPTTEVLLEESILGWKEYELELMRDKHDNVVVVCSIENFDPMGVHTGDSITVAPAMTLTDREYQILRDIGIAVIREVGVDTGGCNIQFAVNPEDGRVIVIEMNPRVSRSSALASKATGFPIAKIAAKLAVGYTLDEIPNDITRETPASFEPTLDYVVVKVPRFAFEKFPAADATLTTTMKSVGEAMAIGRNFTEALNKALRSLEKKGSQFDFTGEPGEKAELLERAEVPTDGRINTVMAAIRAGATPQEVFDATKIDPWFVDQLFLIKEVADEIAAADKLDPEVLAEAKRHGFSDTQIAALRGLREEVVREVRHALGLRPVYKTVDTCAAEFAARTPYFYSSYDEETEVAPREKPAVIILGSGPNRIGQGIEFDYSCVHASFALSDAGYETVMVNCNPETVSTDYDTSDRLYFEPLTLEDVLEVVHAEQEAGPVAGVVVQLGGQTPLGLAQALKDNGVPIVGTSPEAIDLAEERGAFGRVLTEAGLPAPKYGTAFSFDEARTIAAEIGYPVMVRPSYVLGGRGMEIVYDEPSLAEYLQRHAGLIDQHPVLIDRFLDDAIEIDVDALYDGHELYLGGVMEHIEEAGIHSGDSACALPPITLGGFDIKRLRASTEAIAKGVGVRGLINIQFAMAGDILYVLEANPRASRTVPFTSKATAVPLAKAAARISLGATIAELRAEGMLPKTGDGGTLPLDAPISVKEAVMPWSRFRDRSGRGVDTILGPEMRSTGEVMGIDSVFGTAYAKSQSGAYGALPTKGRAFVSVANRDKRTMIFPARELVAHGFELLATSGTAEVLRRNGIKTTVVRKHSEGEGPNGEKTIVQLIHDGEVDLIVNTPYGTGGRLDGYDIRTASVARGIPCLTTVQALAAAVQGIEAMSRGDVGVRSLQEHARHLTAAREE, from the coding sequence GTGCCTAAGCGCACCGATATCCAGTCCGTCCTGGTCATCGGCTCCGGCCCGATCGTCATCGGTCAGGCCGCCGAGTTCGACTACTCCGGCACCCAGGCTTGCCGGGTCCTCAAGTCCGAGGGCCTGCGCGTCATCCTGGTCAACTCCAACCCGGCCACGATCATGACCGACCCGGAGATCGCCGACGCCACCTACGTCGAGCCGATCACCCCGGAGTTCGTCGAGAAGATCATCGCCAAGGAACGCCCCGACACCCTGCTGCCGACCCTCGGCGGCCAGACGGCGCTCAACACCGCCATCTCGCTGCACGAGGCCGGCACCCTCGACAAGTACGGCGTCGAGCTGATCGGCGCCAACGTCGAGGCGATCAACAAGGGCGAGGACCGCGACCTGTTCAAGGAGGTCGTCGAGGCGGTCAACGCCAAGATCGGCCACGGCGAGTCCGCCCGCTCGGTGATCTGCCACTCCATGGACGACGTCCTCAAGGGCGTTGAGGAGCTCGGCGGTTACCCGGTCGTGGTCCGCCCTTCCTTCACCATGGGCGGCGCCGGCTCCGGCTTCGCCCACGACGAGGAGGAGCTGCGCCGGATCGCCGGCCAGGGCCTGACGCTCTCGCCGACCACCGAGGTGCTCCTGGAGGAGTCCATCCTCGGGTGGAAGGAGTACGAGCTGGAGCTGATGCGCGACAAGCACGACAACGTCGTGGTCGTCTGCTCCATCGAGAACTTCGACCCGATGGGCGTGCACACCGGCGACTCGATCACCGTCGCGCCGGCGATGACGCTCACCGACCGGGAGTACCAGATCCTCCGGGACATCGGCATCGCGGTGATCCGCGAGGTCGGCGTGGACACCGGTGGTTGCAACATCCAGTTCGCGGTCAACCCCGAGGACGGCCGGGTCATCGTCATCGAGATGAACCCCCGGGTATCCCGCTCCTCCGCCCTGGCTTCCAAGGCCACCGGCTTCCCGATCGCGAAGATTGCCGCCAAGCTGGCCGTCGGCTACACCCTGGACGAGATCCCGAACGACATCACCCGGGAGACCCCGGCGTCGTTCGAGCCGACCCTGGACTACGTCGTCGTCAAGGTGCCGCGGTTCGCCTTCGAGAAGTTCCCGGCCGCCGACGCCACCCTCACCACCACCATGAAGTCGGTCGGCGAGGCGATGGCCATCGGCCGCAACTTCACCGAGGCGCTCAACAAGGCGCTGCGCTCGCTGGAGAAGAAGGGCAGCCAGTTCGACTTCACCGGCGAGCCCGGCGAGAAGGCGGAGCTGCTGGAGCGGGCCGAGGTCCCCACCGACGGCCGGATCAACACCGTGATGGCCGCGATCCGGGCCGGTGCCACCCCACAGGAGGTCTTCGACGCCACCAAGATCGACCCGTGGTTCGTCGACCAGCTCTTCCTGATCAAGGAGGTCGCGGACGAGATCGCGGCCGCCGACAAGCTGGACCCGGAAGTCCTTGCGGAAGCAAAGCGCCACGGCTTCTCCGACACCCAGATCGCCGCCCTCCGCGGCCTGCGCGAGGAGGTCGTCCGCGAGGTCCGGCACGCCCTCGGCCTCCGCCCGGTCTACAAGACGGTCGACACCTGCGCCGCCGAATTCGCCGCCCGCACCCCGTACTTCTACTCGTCCTACGACGAGGAGACCGAGGTCGCACCGCGCGAGAAGCCCGCGGTGATCATCCTGGGCTCCGGCCCCAACCGCATCGGCCAGGGCATCGAGTTCGACTACTCCTGCGTCCACGCCAGCTTCGCGCTCAGCGACGCCGGCTACGAGACCGTGATGGTCAACTGCAACCCGGAGACCGTCTCCACCGACTACGACACCTCCGACCGGCTCTACTTCGAGCCGCTCACCCTGGAGGACGTGCTGGAGGTCGTGCACGCCGAGCAGGAGGCCGGGCCGGTCGCCGGCGTCGTCGTCCAGCTCGGTGGGCAGACCCCGCTCGGCCTGGCGCAGGCGCTCAAGGACAACGGCGTGCCGATCGTGGGCACGTCGCCCGAGGCGATCGACCTCGCCGAGGAGCGCGGCGCGTTCGGCCGGGTGCTGACCGAGGCCGGGCTGCCGGCCCCCAAGTACGGCACCGCCTTCTCCTTCGACGAGGCCAGGACGATCGCCGCCGAGATCGGCTACCCGGTCATGGTCCGCCCGTCGTACGTCCTCGGCGGCCGCGGCATGGAGATCGTCTACGACGAGCCCTCGCTGGCCGAGTACCTCCAGCGGCACGCCGGCCTGATCGACCAGCACCCGGTCCTGATCGACCGGTTCCTCGACGACGCCATCGAGATCGACGTCGACGCGCTCTACGACGGCCACGAGCTCTACCTCGGCGGCGTCATGGAGCACATCGAGGAGGCCGGCATCCACTCCGGCGACTCCGCCTGCGCGCTGCCCCCGATCACCCTCGGCGGCTTCGACATCAAGCGGCTGCGGGCCTCAACGGAGGCCATCGCCAAGGGGGTTGGCGTCCGCGGCCTGATCAACATCCAGTTCGCGATGGCCGGTGACATCCTCTACGTCCTGGAGGCCAACCCGCGCGCCTCGCGGACCGTGCCGTTCACCTCGAAGGCCACCGCGGTGCCGCTGGCCAAGGCCGCCGCCCGGATCTCGCTGGGCGCCACCATCGCCGAGCTGCGCGCCGAGGGCATGCTGCCCAAGACCGGGGACGGCGGCACGCTGCCGCTGGACGCCCCGATCTCCGTCAAGGAAGCGGTCATGCCCTGGTCGCGCTTCCGGGACCGCTCCGGCCGTGGCGTGGACACCATCCTCGGCCCGGAGATGCGCTCCACCGGCGAGGTCATGGGCATCGACTCGGTCTTCGGCACGGCCTACGCCAAGTCGCAGTCCGGCGCCTACGGTGCGCTGCCCACCAAGGGCCGGGCGTTCGTCTCCGTCGCCAACCGCGACAAGCGCACGATGATCTTCCCGGCCCGCGAGCTGGTCGCCCACGGCTTCGAGCTGCTGGCCACCTCCGGCACCGCCGAGGTGCTGCGCCGCAACGGCATCAAGACCACCGTGGTGCGCAAGCACTCCGAGGGCGAGGGCCCGAACGGCGAGAAGACCATCGTCCAGCTCATCCACGACGGCGAGGTCGACCTGATCGTCAACACCCCCTACGGGACCGGCGGTCGGCTCGACGGCTACGACATCCGCACCGCCTCCGTGGCGCGCGGCATCCCCTGCCTGACCACGGTCCAGGCGCTGGCCGCCGCCGTCCAGGGCATCGAGGCGATGTCCCGGGGTGACGTCGGGGTGCGCTCCCTCCAGGAGCACGCCAGGCACCTGACGGCGGCCCGCGAGGAGTGA
- a CDS encoding quinone-dependent dihydroorotate dehydrogenase — protein MYRLFFQLFFQRLDPEKAHHLAFRWIRLAARVPVLRTFVAAVLAPRHKELRTEALGRRMHGPFGLAAGFDKNAVAIDGMAMLGFDHVEIGTVTAQPQPGNPKKRLFRLVPDRALINRMGFNNEGSAAVAARLAARNPVFRTTVGVNIGKTKVVPEAEAVADYVTSTERLARHADYLVVNVSSPNTPGLRNLQATDHLRPLLTAVREAADRTVTDRRVPLLVKIAPDLADEDVDAVADLALELGLDGIIATNTTIAREGLGLTSDPELVAETGGLSGAPVKERSLEVLRRLYARVGDRITLIGVGGIETAEDAWQRILAGATLVQGYSAFIYQGPFWCRAIHRGLAARLRTSPYATLADAVGADHKQVTP, from the coding sequence ATGTACCGCCTGTTCTTCCAGCTCTTCTTCCAGCGCCTGGACCCCGAGAAGGCCCACCACCTGGCCTTCCGCTGGATCCGCCTGGCCGCGCGCGTCCCGGTGCTGCGCACCTTCGTCGCGGCCGTCCTGGCCCCCCGCCACAAGGAGCTGCGCACCGAGGCCCTGGGCCGCCGGATGCACGGCCCGTTCGGCCTGGCCGCCGGCTTCGACAAGAACGCCGTCGCCATCGACGGGATGGCCATGCTCGGCTTCGACCACGTCGAGATCGGCACGGTCACCGCCCAGCCGCAGCCCGGCAATCCCAAGAAGCGGCTGTTCCGGCTCGTCCCGGACCGCGCGCTGATCAACCGGATGGGCTTCAACAACGAGGGCTCGGCGGCGGTCGCCGCCCGCCTGGCCGCCCGGAACCCGGTCTTCCGCACCACCGTCGGCGTCAACATCGGCAAGACCAAGGTCGTGCCGGAGGCCGAGGCGGTCGCCGACTACGTCACCTCCACCGAGCGCCTGGCCCGGCACGCCGACTACCTGGTCGTCAACGTCTCCTCGCCGAACACCCCCGGGCTGCGCAACCTCCAGGCCACGGACCACCTGCGCCCGCTGCTCACCGCGGTCCGCGAGGCCGCCGACCGCACGGTCACCGACCGCCGCGTCCCGCTCCTGGTCAAGATCGCCCCCGACCTGGCCGACGAGGACGTCGACGCGGTCGCCGACCTCGCCCTGGAGCTGGGCCTGGACGGCATCATCGCCACCAACACCACCATCGCCCGCGAGGGGCTGGGCCTGACCTCCGACCCGGAGCTGGTCGCCGAGACCGGCGGCCTGTCCGGCGCCCCCGTCAAGGAGCGCTCCCTGGAGGTCCTGCGCCGCCTGTACGCCCGGGTCGGCGACCGGATCACCCTGATCGGCGTCGGCGGCATCGAGACCGCCGAGGACGCCTGGCAGCGCATCCTCGCCGGCGCCACCCTCGTCCAGGGCTACAGCGCCTTCATCTACCAGGGCCCGTTCTGGTGCCGCGCGATCCACCGGGGCCTGGCCGCGCGGCTGCGCACCAGCCCCTACGCCACCCTCGCCGACGCGGTCGGCGCCGACCACAAGCAGGTGACCCCGTGA
- the pyrF gene encoding orotidine-5'-phosphate decarboxylase produces the protein MTRPSPDHRPATAPSGRPDPLPPFGARLRRAMDERGPLCVGIDPHASLLADWGLNDDVAGLARFTRTVVEALGEQVAVFKPQSAFFERFGSRGIAVLETAVEEARERGALILMDAKRGDIGSTMGAYAEAFLRPDSPLFSDALTLSPYLGYGSLRPAVELARQSGAGLFVLGLTSNPEGAEVQRAVREDGRTVAATMLGHLAAENAGAEPLGSFGAVVGATLGDLSAFDLAINGPLLAPGIGAQGATPADLPTVFGGTVRNVVPSVSRGVLKHGPDAGALRAAAARFADEVRAAVA, from the coding sequence GTGACCCGCCCGTCGCCCGACCACCGCCCCGCAACGGCGCCCTCCGGGCGGCCGGACCCCCTTCCGCCCTTCGGTGCCCGCCTCCGCCGCGCCATGGACGAGCGCGGCCCGCTCTGCGTCGGCATCGACCCGCACGCGTCGCTGCTGGCCGACTGGGGCCTCAACGACGACGTGGCGGGTCTGGCCCGGTTCACCCGGACCGTCGTCGAGGCGCTCGGCGAGCAGGTCGCGGTCTTCAAGCCGCAGTCGGCCTTCTTCGAGCGGTTCGGCTCGCGCGGCATCGCGGTCCTGGAGACCGCCGTCGAGGAGGCCCGGGAACGTGGTGCGCTGATCCTGATGGACGCCAAGCGCGGCGACATCGGTTCCACCATGGGCGCCTACGCCGAGGCGTTCCTGCGCCCGGACTCCCCGCTCTTCTCGGACGCGCTCACGCTCTCCCCGTACCTCGGCTACGGCTCGCTGCGGCCAGCCGTGGAGCTGGCGCGGCAGAGCGGCGCCGGGCTCTTCGTGCTGGGCCTGACCTCCAACCCGGAGGGCGCGGAGGTCCAGCGCGCGGTCCGCGAGGACGGCCGCACCGTCGCCGCCACGATGCTCGGCCACCTCGCCGCCGAGAACGCCGGGGCGGAGCCGCTGGGCTCCTTCGGCGCGGTCGTCGGCGCCACGCTCGGCGATCTCTCCGCGTTCGACCTGGCGATCAACGGCCCGCTGCTGGCTCCCGGCATCGGCGCGCAGGGCGCCACCCCCGCGGACCTGCCCACGGTCTTCGGCGGGACGGTCCGCAACGTGGTCCCGAGCGTCAGTCGGGGAGTGCTCAAGCACGGCCCGGACGCCGGCGCACTACGCGCGGCGGCGGCCCGGTTCGCCGACGAAGTGCGCGCGGCGGTTGCATAA